A part of Candidatus Diapherotrites archaeon genomic DNA contains:
- a CDS encoding 50S ribosomal protein L18e, translated as MKSKQTRIEVKKIISRLAKESNKRKEKLWKDLAERIAKPRRNMATTNVWKIEKMAKKFKDKVLVVPGKILSEGQLTQRVEIAALEFSGKAKEKINSMKGNALSLNELLDKKIEAKKIIILK; from the coding sequence ATGAAATCAAAACAGACAAGAATTGAAGTAAAAAAAATAATTTCAAGGCTCGCAAAAGAATCAAACAAAAGAAAGGAAAAATTATGGAAGGACTTAGCTGAAAGAATAGCCAAGCCGCGCAGGAACATGGCAACAACAAATGTGTGGAAGATAGAAAAAATGGCAAAAAAATTCAAGGACAAAGTGCTTGTTGTCCCAGGAAAGATTTTAAGCGAAGGCCAGCTCACGCAAAGAGTTGAAATTGCAGCGCTTGAGTTTTCAGGAAAAGCAAAAGAAAAAATTAATTCAATGAAAGGAAATGCATTAAGCCTGAATGAATTGCTGGACAAAAAAATTGAAGCAAAAAAAATAATTATACTTAAGTAA
- a CDS encoding 50S ribosomal protein L13, whose amino-acid sequence MKGTVIDAKDCILGRMASKLAVRLLNGEKIFVVNAEKAVMTGNKPYILEQYRKRIDASHKGNPTRSPKFPSKPEAIFKRAVKGMLPRRKEKGERALKGFKTFIGMPEEFKRKEIVVLEETKNKGKMNYLTLEELSRELGAKW is encoded by the coding sequence ATGAAGGGAACAGTAATAGATGCAAAAGACTGCATTTTGGGGAGAATGGCCTCAAAATTAGCTGTAAGACTGCTTAACGGAGAAAAGATTTTTGTGGTGAACGCAGAAAAAGCAGTAATGACAGGGAATAAGCCATACATACTTGAACAGTACAGGAAAAGGATTGACGCATCACACAAAGGTAACCCTACAAGGAGCCCGAAATTCCCCTCAAAACCAGAAGCAATATTCAAGAGGGCAGTAAAGGGAATGCTTCCCAGAAGAAAAGAAAAAGGGGAAAGGGCACTGAAAGGCTTTAAGACATTCATTGGAATGCCAGAAGAATTCAAAAGAAAAGAAATTGTTGTACTGGAAGAAACAAAAAACAAAGGGAAAATGAATTATTTGACTCTGGAGGAATTAAGCAGAGAGCTTGGAGCAAAATGGTGA
- a CDS encoding 30S ribosomal protein S9 gives MEEEKIEEAQGAEAKEKTKKKKTKKSRKYGIITKSKKKNAVARATIKTGKGKITINKRPIEIFEPKYVRELIMEPLNMAGEELIKGVDIEVQVKGSGFMSQAIAARSTLAKSLVEYYNDDKLKHKFFNYDKLLLVDDPRRVEAKKPLGSKARRKKQKSKR, from the coding sequence ATGGAAGAAGAAAAGATAGAAGAAGCGCAAGGAGCAGAAGCAAAAGAGAAGACAAAAAAGAAGAAAACAAAAAAAAGCAGGAAATACGGCATAATAACAAAATCAAAAAAGAAGAATGCTGTAGCCAGAGCCACAATAAAGACAGGGAAAGGAAAAATAACAATAAACAAAAGGCCAATTGAAATCTTTGAACCAAAGTATGTGAGAGAATTAATTATGGAACCCTTGAACATGGCAGGAGAAGAATTAATTAAAGGAGTAGACATTGAAGTTCAAGTTAAAGGCTCGGGCTTCATGAGCCAGGCAATAGCCGCAAGAAGCACTCTTGCAAAATCGCTTGTTGAATACTATAATGACGACAAACTAAAACACAAATTTTTTAATTACGACAAACTTCTTTTAGTTGACGACCCCAGAAGGGTGGAAGCAAAAAAGCCCTTGGGCTCAAAAGCAAGGAGAAAAAAACAGAAATCAAAGAGGTGA
- a CDS encoding DNA-directed RNA polymerase subunit N yields the protein MIVPVRCFSCGKVIGEFYEEFKKRMQKGEEAAKVLDELGIERYCCRRMLLTQVDKIDEIMKYNY from the coding sequence ATGATTGTTCCTGTGAGATGTTTTTCGTGCGGAAAAGTAATAGGAGAATTCTATGAAGAATTCAAGAAGAGGATGCAAAAAGGAGAGGAAGCAGCAAAAGTATTGGACGAATTAGGAATTGAAAGATACTGCTGCAGGAGAATGCTCTTAACCCAAGTGGACAAAATAGACGAAATAATGAAATACAATTATTAA
- the rpsB gene encoding 30S ribosomal protein S2 codes for MAEEKKTEISKAPEEKTLVPVDKYLKAGVHIGTKFKSFYMKRYIFKRRPDGLFVMDIQTLDERIRAAAKLAASFPKEKIIVVSRKLYGKTPINEFADAIGAKALTARFVPGTFTNPGGKEFVEAGLLIATEPDADAQAIEEASSLRAPIIALCSTNNETKNIDLIIPVNNKGRKSLALVYWLLARELLKERGEIKSDEEFKKKIEDFEFKITEMREEDIEQKRMERRPLERRKKIYGRTGERREERGGRKIIRGREKRPGEKRRGRR; via the coding sequence ATGGCAGAAGAAAAAAAAACTGAAATTTCAAAGGCACCAGAAGAAAAGACACTGGTTCCTGTGGACAAATACCTGAAGGCAGGAGTGCATATAGGAACAAAATTCAAGTCCTTCTACATGAAGAGATACATATTCAAGAGAAGGCCTGACGGTCTCTTTGTAATGGACATACAGACATTGGATGAAAGAATCAGGGCAGCAGCAAAATTAGCTGCGTCATTCCCCAAAGAAAAAATCATTGTAGTATCAAGGAAATTGTATGGGAAAACACCAATAAACGAATTCGCTGACGCGATAGGGGCAAAAGCACTGACAGCAAGATTTGTTCCAGGCACCTTCACTAACCCGGGAGGAAAAGAATTCGTGGAAGCAGGATTACTGATTGCAACAGAGCCTGATGCAGACGCGCAGGCAATAGAGGAAGCCTCCTCGCTCAGAGCCCCAATAATAGCTTTGTGCAGCACAAACAACGAAACAAAAAATATTGATTTGATAATTCCGGTAAACAACAAGGGAAGGAAAAGCCTTGCATTAGTTTACTGGCTTCTCGCAAGGGAACTCCTCAAGGAAAGAGGGGAAATAAAAAGCGACGAAGAATTCAAGAAAAAAATAGAAGACTTCGAATTCAAGATAACAGAAATGAGAGAAGAAGACATAGAGCAGAAAAGAATGGAGAGAAGACCCCTTGAGAGAAGAAAGAAAATTTATGGAAGGACAGGCGAGAGAAGGGAAGAAAGAGGAGGAAGAAAGATAATAAGGGGAAGGGAAAAAAGGCCGGGAGAAAAAAGAAGAGGAAGAAGATGA
- a CDS encoding MEMO1 family protein has translation MTREAIVAGSFYPRTRKEIEEGINKFFLQAKKTEKKSNSVIAPHAGYFYSGGTAAYSYSALSEADSYILIGPNHTGFGGEISVYPEGEWETPLGKIGIDSETAKKIIEKIGEAELDEIAHLQEHSLEVQLPFLQLTQKNFKIVPITLMTDFGGAKKLGKALYEIEKESKKKIALVASSDFNHYLPEETAREKDMKAIKKILELNIEEFNKLVEERMSICGFRAIEAVMQYAKLKGIKKAELLHYTTSAETSKDKASVVGYAAIKF, from the coding sequence ATGACAAGAGAAGCAATTGTCGCAGGCTCATTCTACCCACGCACAAGAAAAGAAATAGAAGAAGGAATCAACAAATTTTTTTTGCAGGCAAAAAAAACTGAAAAAAAATCAAATAGTGTAATAGCACCCCACGCAGGCTACTTTTATTCAGGTGGAACAGCAGCATACTCTTATTCTGCGCTTTCAGAAGCTGACTCTTATATTTTAATCGGCCCAAACCACACAGGTTTTGGAGGGGAAATTTCAGTTTACCCTGAAGGAGAATGGGAGACTCCCTTAGGGAAGATAGGGATTGACTCTGAAACAGCAAAAAAAATCATAGAAAAAATAGGCGAAGCAGAATTGGACGAAATAGCACACCTGCAGGAGCATTCCCTTGAAGTGCAGCTTCCCTTCCTTCAATTAACACAAAAAAACTTCAAGATTGTGCCCATAACTTTAATGACAGATTTTGGTGGAGCAAAAAAATTAGGGAAAGCCTTGTACGAAATAGAGAAAGAATCAAAGAAAAAGATTGCATTAGTTGCCTCAAGCGACTTCAACCATTACCTGCCTGAAGAGACAGCAAGGGAAAAGGACATGAAGGCAATAAAAAAAATTCTGGAATTGAACATAGAGGAATTCAATAAACTGGTTGAAGAAAGGATGAGCATCTGCGGCTTCAGGGCAATAGAAGCAGTAATGCAGTACGCAAAACTCAAGGGAATTAAAAAGGCAGAACTCCTTCATTACACAACTTCAGCTGAAACCTCAAAAGACAAGGCCTCAGTTGTAGGTTATGCAGCAATAAAATTCTGA
- a CDS encoding glutamate--tRNA ligase: MEQVMKDLAYKYAVKNAFEHEFKADLKAVIGKLIALDKDFSKNLSKEIKEVNEIVEKVNSMKREGIEREYKRFEGSYELKPQEQREGLKELDWAQEGKIVTRFAPNPNAPFHIGNARAAYMSYAYTKKYGGKFILRFDDTDPKVKKSIENAEQIFLEDLEWLGIKTDTTYFASDRLEIYFRYMRKLVLMGKAYVCTCQKEEWKKCIDAKKWCPCRELPEEVQLERYDKMQKHEYKEGKAVLRLKTDLNSDDPSVRDWWMAKIVDEPEHPRIKVPVHVWPSYNFASAIDDHELNVTYIIRGQEHAQNAVKQKFLYDYLGWVYPHVSLIGRIKLEGVILSKSAINKGIEEGLYQGYDDPRLGTIRALRRRGFRAEVIIEALEDIGIKSSDATISMKALIAMNKKLIDREAERFTFINDPIKFDVQFVPKMKVEKVIHPDFPERGARAYELNEGTQTFYVPKKELEGIKEGQVVRLRHAVNAKIVELSEERVFAEFVGTGKLENNPIISWVLEEVGASVLMPDAEKLYGIIDYEASLKETGSYVQLEKFGYAIIDSKDMHQLNLWFCHE, from the coding sequence ATGGAGCAGGTAATGAAGGACTTGGCGTACAAGTATGCAGTAAAGAATGCATTCGAGCACGAATTCAAGGCAGACCTCAAGGCAGTAATAGGAAAGCTTATTGCACTAGACAAGGATTTCTCAAAAAATTTAAGCAAGGAAATAAAGGAAGTCAACGAAATAGTCGAAAAAGTAAATTCAATGAAAAGAGAGGGAATAGAAAGAGAATACAAGAGGTTTGAAGGCAGCTATGAACTAAAGCCTCAGGAGCAAAGGGAAGGACTGAAAGAACTGGACTGGGCTCAAGAAGGAAAAATTGTTACAAGGTTTGCCCCAAACCCCAATGCGCCATTCCACATAGGCAATGCAAGGGCAGCATACATGAGCTATGCCTACACCAAAAAATATGGGGGAAAGTTCATTCTCAGGTTTGACGACACAGACCCTAAAGTAAAGAAATCAATAGAGAATGCAGAACAAATATTTTTGGAGGACTTGGAATGGTTAGGCATAAAGACTGACACAACATACTTTGCCTCTGACAGGCTTGAAATATATTTTAGGTATATGAGGAAACTAGTTTTAATGGGAAAAGCTTATGTGTGCACGTGCCAGAAAGAAGAATGGAAGAAATGCATTGATGCCAAAAAATGGTGCCCTTGCAGGGAGCTCCCGGAAGAAGTGCAATTGGAGAGATACGATAAAATGCAGAAGCACGAGTACAAGGAAGGAAAGGCAGTATTAAGGCTGAAAACAGACTTGAATTCAGATGACCCTTCAGTAAGGGACTGGTGGATGGCAAAAATTGTGGATGAACCAGAGCACCCGAGAATAAAAGTTCCAGTCCATGTCTGGCCTTCATATAATTTTGCTTCAGCAATAGACGACCACGAATTAAATGTGACTTACATTATAAGAGGGCAGGAGCACGCGCAGAACGCAGTAAAGCAGAAGTTCCTTTATGATTATTTAGGGTGGGTTTACCCTCATGTTTCATTGATTGGAAGAATTAAATTAGAGGGAGTAATACTAAGCAAGTCAGCAATAAACAAAGGAATAGAAGAAGGACTGTATCAGGGCTACGATGACCCAAGGCTTGGAACAATAAGGGCTTTAAGGAGGAGGGGCTTCAGGGCAGAGGTAATAATTGAAGCCCTTGAAGACATTGGAATAAAAAGCTCTGACGCAACCATTTCAATGAAGGCATTAATTGCAATGAACAAGAAACTGATCGACAGGGAAGCAGAGAGATTCACCTTCATTAATGACCCCATTAAATTCGATGTTCAGTTCGTGCCCAAAATGAAAGTAGAGAAAGTAATTCACCCAGACTTCCCAGAGAGAGGGGCAAGGGCTTATGAATTGAATGAAGGCACGCAAACATTCTATGTTCCAAAAAAAGAATTAGAGGGAATAAAGGAAGGCCAGGTCGTAAGATTGAGGCACGCAGTGAACGCCAAAATAGTTGAATTAAGTGAAGAAAGGGTTTTCGCTGAATTTGTGGGAACAGGAAAACTGGAGAACAACCCAATTATTTCCTGGGTTTTAGAGGAAGTGGGAGCATCAGTCTTAATGCCTGACGCAGAAAAATTGTATGGAATAATTGATTATGAGGCTTCATTAAAGGAAACAGGGTCTTACGTGCAGTTGGAGAAGTTTGGTTACGCCATAATTGACTCAAAAGACATGCACCAACTTAATCTATGGTTCTGCCACGAATGA
- the rpl7ae gene encoding 50S ribosomal protein L7Ae, with amino-acid sequence MTEFIRFSVGKELKERQLDLLEKAKKTGKIRIGINETTKAIERSQAKLVLIAEDVNPKEIVMHLPLLCEEKKIPYSYISTKKELGEKAGIEVGTASIAITDEGSAKKELDEIVKKVSELKK; translated from the coding sequence ATGACTGAATTCATAAGGTTCAGCGTAGGCAAAGAACTGAAAGAGAGGCAACTAGACTTACTGGAGAAAGCCAAGAAGACAGGAAAGATAAGGATTGGAATTAATGAAACAACAAAAGCCATAGAGAGAAGCCAGGCAAAGCTTGTCCTTATAGCAGAAGACGTTAACCCTAAAGAAATAGTAATGCACTTGCCTTTATTGTGCGAAGAAAAAAAGATTCCTTATTCTTATATAAGCACAAAAAAGGAGTTAGGCGAAAAAGCAGGGATTGAGGTAGGGACAGCGTCAATTGCAATAACAGACGAGGGCAGCGCAAAAAAGGAATTGGACGAAATAGTGAAGAAGGTAAGTGAATTGAAGAAATAA
- a CDS encoding 30S ribosomal protein S28e gives MAEERGTPAEVVEVLQRTGVHGEIIQVLCKILDGPEKGRVKRRNVKGSIRKGDIIILLNTEREAKEIKA, from the coding sequence ATGGCAGAAGAAAGAGGAACTCCAGCTGAAGTAGTTGAAGTACTTCAAAGGACTGGAGTGCACGGGGAAATAATCCAAGTGCTGTGCAAGATACTGGACGGCCCAGAAAAAGGAAGGGTCAAGAGAAGGAATGTCAAGGGCAGCATAAGGAAAGGGGATATCATAATATTGCTGAACACTGAAAGGGAAGCAAAAGAAATAAAGGCATAA